One segment of Moorella sp. E308F DNA contains the following:
- the ppdK gene encoding pyruvate, phosphate dikinase, translating to MASKKYVYLFSEGRADMRRLLGGKGANLAEMTNIGLPVPQGITITCEACNEYNRLGQQFPPGLEEEVAARLKDLEAINGKKLGDPENPLLVSVRSGAPVSMPGMMDTILNLGLNDESVKGLAAQTGDERFALDCYRRFIQMFGNVVLGIEHNNFEAVLEKHKERLGVKFDNELTPEALRGVIAEYKDVVKSQSGRDFPQDPREQLYMAIRAVFNSWNNPRAIVYRKINKIADDLGTAVNIQTMVFGNMGSTSGTGVAFTRNPATGEKGVYGEYLINAQGEDVVAGIRTPKPISTLKEEMPEVYRQFEDICQLLEKHYRDMQDIEFTIEKGKLYILQTRNGKRTAAAAVKIAVDMVNEGLITKEEAVLRVDADQLGQLMHRRIDPKAKLEVVAKGLPASPGAACGQVVFDADEAEKMGLDGQKVILVRTETTPDDIHGIVQAQGVLTARGGMTSHAAVVARGMGKPAVTGCDAIKIDVENKRFFIGDLVVKEGDLISIDGSTGNVMLGEVPLIDPQLTGEFETILEWADSFRRLKVRANADTPEDAKRAREFGAEGIGLTRTEHMFMQVDRLPVVQEMILAKTKEEREAALAKLLPMQQGDFYGILKAMEGLPVTIRLLDPPLHEFLPNIEELLVDVTRLQATNGDPKELEEKQALLREVRARHEFNPMLGHRGCRLGITYPEIYAMQARAIFQAVAQLVKEGIKVLPEVEIPLVIHVNELKRLHELVDEVAAAVKKETGVDFEYKVGTMIEMPRACATADEIAREAEFFSFGTNDLTQTTFGFSRDDAEGKFLHQYVDEKILKEDPFIVLDCDGVGKFMKMAVELGRSTNPKLEVGICGEHGGEPSSVEFCHQIGLNYVSCSPFRVPVARLAAAQAALKEKKD from the coding sequence ATGGCAAGTAAAAAGTATGTCTACCTGTTCAGCGAGGGTAGGGCCGACATGCGGCGCCTCCTCGGCGGTAAAGGCGCCAATCTCGCCGAGATGACCAACATCGGCCTGCCTGTGCCTCAGGGGATTACCATCACCTGCGAGGCCTGCAATGAATACAACCGCCTGGGCCAGCAGTTCCCGCCCGGTCTGGAGGAGGAAGTTGCCGCCCGCCTTAAAGACCTCGAGGCCATCAACGGCAAAAAGCTCGGCGACCCCGAGAATCCCCTGCTCGTCTCCGTCCGTTCCGGGGCGCCCGTATCCATGCCCGGCATGATGGACACCATCCTGAATCTGGGTTTAAACGACGAGTCGGTTAAGGGCCTGGCCGCCCAGACGGGTGACGAGCGCTTTGCCCTGGACTGTTACCGCCGCTTCATCCAGATGTTTGGCAATGTGGTTCTGGGAATCGAACATAACAATTTTGAAGCTGTCCTGGAAAAACATAAAGAGCGCCTGGGCGTCAAATTCGACAACGAGCTGACCCCGGAAGCGTTGCGGGGAGTTATTGCCGAGTACAAGGATGTCGTCAAGAGCCAAAGCGGCCGCGACTTCCCCCAGGACCCCCGGGAACAGCTCTACATGGCCATCCGTGCCGTCTTCAACTCCTGGAACAATCCGCGGGCCATCGTCTATCGCAAAATCAATAAGATTGCCGATGACCTGGGCACCGCCGTCAACATCCAGACCATGGTCTTCGGCAACATGGGTTCCACCAGCGGTACCGGCGTGGCCTTTACCCGCAACCCGGCCACGGGCGAGAAGGGCGTCTACGGCGAATACCTCATCAATGCCCAGGGCGAGGACGTGGTGGCCGGCATCCGCACTCCCAAACCCATCAGCACCCTGAAAGAAGAGATGCCGGAAGTTTACCGCCAGTTTGAAGATATCTGCCAGCTCCTGGAGAAACACTACCGCGACATGCAGGATATCGAATTTACCATTGAGAAAGGCAAGCTCTATATCCTCCAGACCCGCAACGGTAAGCGTACGGCGGCCGCGGCCGTTAAAATCGCCGTCGATATGGTGAACGAAGGCCTGATTACCAAAGAAGAAGCGGTCCTCCGCGTCGACGCCGATCAATTAGGCCAGCTCATGCATCGCCGCATCGACCCGAAGGCGAAACTCGAAGTGGTGGCCAAAGGCCTGCCGGCTTCTCCTGGCGCCGCCTGCGGCCAAGTGGTCTTCGACGCCGATGAAGCCGAAAAGATGGGCCTCGACGGTCAGAAGGTCATCCTGGTGCGTACCGAAACCACCCCGGACGATATCCACGGCATCGTCCAGGCCCAGGGCGTGCTCACGGCCCGGGGCGGCATGACCAGCCATGCAGCCGTGGTGGCCCGGGGCATGGGCAAACCGGCCGTCACCGGCTGCGACGCTATTAAAATTGACGTAGAAAACAAGCGCTTCTTTATCGGCGACCTGGTGGTTAAAGAAGGCGATCTCATCTCCATCGACGGTTCCACCGGTAACGTCATGCTGGGTGAGGTCCCCCTGATAGACCCGCAGCTGACCGGTGAATTTGAAACCATCCTGGAGTGGGCCGATTCTTTCCGCCGGCTCAAAGTTCGCGCCAATGCCGACACGCCGGAAGACGCCAAGAGGGCCCGGGAGTTCGGCGCCGAGGGCATTGGCCTCACCCGTACCGAGCACATGTTCATGCAGGTCGACCGGCTGCCCGTTGTCCAGGAGATGATCCTGGCTAAGACCAAAGAAGAACGAGAAGCGGCCCTGGCCAAGCTCCTGCCCATGCAGCAGGGCGACTTCTACGGCATCTTGAAGGCCATGGAGGGCCTGCCGGTGACCATCCGGCTCCTCGACCCGCCCCTGCACGAGTTCCTGCCCAATATTGAAGAGCTGCTGGTGGATGTCACCCGGCTGCAAGCGACAAACGGCGATCCCAAAGAGCTGGAAGAAAAACAGGCCCTCCTGCGCGAGGTGCGGGCGCGGCACGAATTTAACCCCATGCTGGGCCACCGCGGCTGCCGCCTGGGGATCACCTACCCGGAAATCTACGCCATGCAGGCCCGGGCCATTTTCCAGGCTGTCGCCCAGCTGGTAAAGGAAGGGATCAAGGTTCTGCCGGAAGTGGAGATCCCCCTGGTCATCCATGTCAACGAGTTAAAGCGCCTCCACGAACTGGTGGATGAAGTGGCCGCGGCTGTCAAGAAGGAGACGGGCGTTGACTTCGAGTACAAGGTCGGCACCATGATCGAAATGCCGCGCGCCTGCGCCACAGCCGATGAAATCGCCAGGGAAGCCGAGTTCTTCTCCTTCGGCACCAACGACCTCACCCAGACCACCTTCGGCTTCAGCCGTGACGACGCCGAAGGCAAGTTCCTGCACCAGTATGTGGACGAGAAGATCCTGAAAGAGGATCCCTTCATCGTCCTCGACTGCGACGGGGTGGGCAAATTCATGAAGATGGCCGTCGAACTGGGCCGCAGCACCAATCCCAAGCTGGAAGTCGGCATCTGCGGCGAGCACGGCGGCGAACCCAGCTCGGTGGAGTTCTGCCACCAGATCGGCCTGAACTACGTCAGCTGCTCACCCTTCCGGGTGCCGGTAGCGAGACTCGCCGCCGCTCAGGCCGCGTTGAAGGAAAAGAAGGACTAA
- a CDS encoding DeoR/GlpR family DNA-binding transcription regulator, whose translation MNQQEMFEVWRICYNKRTISNKIAHHGGFMISIQRRKIIIDKINSGMPLSVSELSRELGVSPMTIRRDLSSLEKEGLLTRTHGGAVPVRGGSAEEPSFIEKVNKFPAEKLAIARKAAELIVDGDTILLNAGTTITALAQLLKDRHNLTVVTNTVNIAMELAHSEGINLVLTGGNMRTKSYAMVGSLTERVLREIHVQKAFLGVNGISIEHGLTTPNMTEAHTNSLMVAAADQVIVLADHSKIGRVTLSRFAPISAVNTLITDSNAPRDFIEELTRRGIQVIVA comes from the coding sequence ATGAACCAGCAGGAGATGTTCGAAGTTTGGCGAATATGTTATAACAAAAGAACGATATCAAACAAAATAGCACATCATGGAGGCTTTATGATTTCCATCCAGCGCCGTAAAATCATTATCGATAAAATTAACTCAGGCATGCCCTTAAGCGTAAGCGAGCTCAGCCGGGAACTGGGCGTATCGCCAATGACCATCCGCCGGGATCTTAGCAGCCTGGAAAAAGAGGGCCTCCTCACCCGCACCCATGGAGGGGCGGTACCTGTTCGTGGCGGAAGTGCTGAAGAACCTTCATTCATAGAGAAAGTCAATAAATTTCCGGCTGAAAAGTTAGCAATTGCCCGTAAAGCTGCTGAGCTTATTGTAGATGGGGATACTATTCTACTTAATGCAGGTACTACCATTACTGCCCTAGCTCAACTACTAAAAGATCGCCATAACCTTACTGTTGTAACCAATACTGTCAATATTGCTATGGAACTGGCGCATAGTGAGGGCATCAACCTTGTGCTAACAGGTGGGAATATGCGTACTAAATCTTATGCCATGGTGGGTTCCCTCACTGAAAGAGTACTGCGTGAAATCCATGTCCAGAAGGCTTTTTTGGGTGTTAATGGCATAAGTATCGAGCATGGCCTTACAACACCCAATATGACCGAGGCCCATACAAATAGCTTAATGGTTGCTGCTGCTGACCAGGTGATAGTACTGGCCGATCATTCAAAAATTGGCCGGGTAACTTTATCACGCTTTGCACCTATTTCTGCAGTTAATACTCTAATTACCGACAGTAATGCTCCTCGTGACTTTATAGAAGAACTCACCCGACGGGGCATCCAGGTAATTGTTGCTTAA
- a CDS encoding ABC transporter permease, giving the protein MLLKDGAGITLAMLSIARGFAFVYTQSKPIFGLPQSFNWIGQGYIGPIPVIVLIMIFCLAIAHIVLSKTCFGRYIYAIGSNEEVAKLCGINVARVKFIVYVISGVLSSLGGVVLASRLATGQPAAASGYELNAIAAVVLGGTSLSGGKGGIGKTIIGIMTIGVINNGLSLLRISSYWQSITMGLIIMIAVILDKINTRKK; this is encoded by the coding sequence TTGTTGCTTAAGGATGGTGCTGGCATTACGCTTGCTATGTTGAGTATAGCAAGGGGGTTTGCTTTCGTTTACACCCAGAGTAAACCTATTTTTGGCCTCCCTCAAAGTTTTAACTGGATTGGGCAGGGATATATTGGCCCTATCCCGGTTATCGTGTTGATTATGATTTTTTGTCTGGCTATAGCCCATATTGTCTTATCAAAAACCTGTTTTGGACGTTATATTTATGCCATTGGTAGCAACGAAGAAGTTGCTAAATTATGCGGTATTAATGTTGCTCGGGTGAAGTTTATTGTTTATGTAATCAGTGGCGTCCTTTCTTCCCTGGGCGGAGTTGTTCTGGCATCGCGTTTAGCAACAGGGCAACCAGCTGCTGCCAGCGGCTATGAATTAAATGCTATTGCAGCGGTTGTTCTGGGAGGTACCAGTCTTTCGGGAGGTAAAGGCGGTATTGGCAAAACCATTATCGGTATTATGACTATTGGTGTGATTAATAACGGTTTAAGCCTGCTGCGCATATCTTCCTATTGGCAATCCATTACCATGGGTTTAATCATTATGATTGCCGTAATACTGGATAAAATAAATACCCGCAAGAAGTGA